One genomic window of Desulfitobacterium chlororespirans DSM 11544 includes the following:
- a CDS encoding small basic family protein produces MWLPFLGLILGLAIGWFSPFSVPVEYSKYLSVAILAALDSVLGGIRAAQEDHFDSVVFLSGFFTNILLAGILAYVGDRIGVDLFLAAVVAFGVRLFNNLAIIRRHLIRR; encoded by the coding sequence ATGTGGTTACCATTTTTAGGTCTGATCCTGGGACTGGCTATCGGCTGGTTCAGCCCGTTTTCTGTGCCTGTTGAATATTCGAAGTATCTCTCAGTGGCTATTTTGGCTGCTTTGGACTCCGTATTGGGAGGTATTCGTGCTGCTCAGGAAGACCATTTTGACTCTGTCGTTTTTCTTTCGGGTTTCTTTACCAACATTCTGCTGGCTGGAATCCTTGCTTATGTGGGAGACCGGATTGGGGTGGACCTGTTCCTGGCAGCTGTGGTGGCGTTTGGAGTCCGATTGTTCAATAACTTAGCGATTATTCGCCGACATTTGATTAGGAGATAG
- the ftsZ gene encoding cell division protein FtsZ encodes MLEFDMDFNQFAQIKVIGVGGGGNNAVNRMITAGLKGVDFVAVNTDAQAINLSRAGQKVQIGNKLTKGLGAGANPEIGSKAAEESREELINVLKGADMVFVTAGMGGGTGTGAAPIVAEIAKELGALTVGVVTRPFSFEGRKRAMQAEKGIAELKSKVDTLITIPNDRLLQVVDKHTALHEAFRIADDVLRQGVQGISDLIAVPGLINLDFADVKTIMRNTGSALMGIGSATGENRAADAARKAISSPLLETSIEGAQGVLLNITGGQNLTLFEVNEASEIIAEAADPEANIIFGAVIDEGLKDEIRVTVIATGFDQQKSAAGNGNLRGNANEAIRPVAATSEDLDIPEFLRRRR; translated from the coding sequence ATGCTTGAATTTGATATGGACTTTAATCAGTTCGCCCAGATTAAGGTGATTGGGGTCGGGGGCGGTGGCAACAATGCGGTTAACCGCATGATTACGGCGGGTTTAAAAGGTGTGGATTTTGTAGCGGTGAATACCGATGCCCAGGCAATTAACCTCTCGCGGGCCGGTCAGAAAGTCCAGATAGGCAATAAATTAACCAAAGGCCTTGGCGCAGGAGCCAATCCTGAAATCGGGTCAAAAGCGGCTGAAGAAAGCCGGGAAGAATTGATTAATGTTCTGAAGGGCGCAGATATGGTCTTTGTTACCGCCGGAATGGGCGGAGGCACAGGAACCGGAGCGGCCCCTATAGTTGCTGAAATCGCTAAGGAGCTGGGTGCTCTGACGGTTGGGGTCGTGACACGTCCCTTTTCCTTTGAGGGCAGAAAGCGGGCTATGCAGGCTGAAAAAGGGATCGCCGAGCTTAAGAGCAAAGTGGATACTCTGATCACCATCCCCAATGATCGTTTGCTGCAAGTGGTAGACAAGCATACCGCTCTTCATGAAGCCTTCCGGATCGCCGATGATGTCTTGCGTCAAGGGGTCCAGGGGATTTCCGATTTGATAGCGGTTCCCGGACTGATTAATTTGGACTTTGCCGATGTGAAGACCATTATGCGCAACACCGGTTCGGCCTTGATGGGAATCGGTTCGGCAACAGGTGAGAACAGAGCGGCGGATGCGGCACGGAAAGCGATTTCCAGTCCTTTGCTGGAGACCTCCATTGAAGGAGCCCAAGGGGTTCTGCTGAATATCACCGGCGGTCAAAACCTGACCTTATTTGAAGTCAATGAGGCCTCTGAGATCATTGCTGAAGCGGCAGATCCTGAAGCTAATATTATCTTTGGCGCAGTCATCGATGAAGGCCTGAAGGATGAGATTCGGGTTACGGTCATTGCTACCGGCTTTGATCAACAAAAATCCGCTGCCGGTAATGGTAATTTAAGGGGAAACGCCAATGAAGCGATTCGCCCGGTGGCAGCAACATCTGAGGATTTGGATATTCCCGAGTTTTTGCGGCGCAGACGGTAA
- a CDS encoding type II toxin-antitoxin system Phd/YefM family antitoxin: MDDKKETNAMKPNDIITATELKNNLGLYLDHVMNENEEVVITKNGKKAVRLTPYITDADRYFLMKEKALDYQYGGKKVSYEEFMEIYEKSDLRMEFINGEIVLLGSPSLTHQEISGDLYVKFKEYLKGKPCKVFYAPFDVHFRKEGFKDPDVMQPDLFIACDVAETTNEKGRYMGTPVLVVEILSPSTRSRDMVDKLNTFMISGVKEFWIVDPVQEIILVYGFKDLDIEHFMTYRKEDTVRSFWFPDLDIAGAEIFS; encoded by the coding sequence ATGGACGATAAAAAAGAAACTAATGCGATGAAACCGAACGACATAATCACAGCCACGGAGCTGAAAAACAACCTGGGCCTATACCTGGACCACGTCATGAACGAAAACGAAGAAGTGGTGATTACCAAAAACGGCAAGAAGGCTGTGCGGCTCACTCCTTACATCACCGATGCCGACCGCTATTTTCTCATGAAGGAGAAGGCTCTGGACTACCAGTACGGCGGCAAAAAAGTCTCCTATGAGGAATTTATGGAGATCTATGAGAAAAGCGATCTGCGCATGGAGTTCATCAATGGGGAAATCGTGCTGTTGGGTTCCCCAAGCCTCACTCACCAGGAAATTTCGGGAGACCTGTATGTCAAATTCAAGGAATATCTTAAAGGCAAGCCCTGTAAGGTGTTCTACGCTCCTTTTGATGTGCATTTCCGCAAAGAGGGGTTCAAAGATCCTGACGTAATGCAGCCGGATCTGTTCATTGCCTGTGATGTGGCGGAGACCACCAATGAGAAAGGACGCTATATGGGCACGCCGGTCCTGGTGGTGGAAATCCTCTCTCCCAGCACCCGCTCCAGGGATATGGTGGATAAGCTGAACACCTTTATGATTTCCGGGGTCAAGGAGTTTTGGATTGTCGATCCTGTGCAGGAGATTATTCTGGTTTATGGGTTTAAAGACCTGGATATTGAACATTTTATGACCTACCGGAAAGAGGACACGGTCCGGTCCTTCTGGTTCCCTGATCTGGACATTGCGGGGGCTGAGATTTTCTCTTAA
- a CDS encoding sigma-E processing peptidase SpoIIGA, whose product MERYLDLDLLVNGSMDALLLILAARLANLPFRGKRIAAGVIAGEIPVILSAYAPASLIFDLSKYLIPWLMVWLAYPYRGLRLYFKSILIFWVLSAGLGGLVYALWGWISFDGGIGGSLRLGLKNLWILPLVAGLWWFTQKAWHRILGSTAQHQASIYDLEIDMGGQGNPFRVKALLDTGNQLRDPLTGYPVILIEEEAAAAGVPEELLPVLQGAWRDLDDPWPWLWQSDSLWIKQCAFIPYQGVGHKSWLLGIRPQKVICTSLPEPREMKATLAFVRQVLSPDRAYQALLHPEHVQGAEES is encoded by the coding sequence ATGGAGAGGTATTTGGATCTTGACCTTTTAGTGAATGGAAGTATGGATGCCTTGCTCTTAATCCTCGCCGCCCGACTAGCGAATCTACCCTTTCGAGGCAAGAGAATTGCGGCAGGTGTAATCGCTGGAGAAATTCCGGTTATTCTCTCTGCCTATGCTCCAGCCTCGTTGATTTTTGATTTGAGTAAATACCTCATTCCTTGGCTCATGGTTTGGTTGGCCTATCCCTACCGAGGACTCAGGCTTTATTTTAAGTCTATCCTAATATTTTGGGTTTTGTCAGCCGGGCTGGGGGGGCTTGTTTATGCCTTATGGGGCTGGATCAGCTTCGATGGCGGAATAGGGGGTTCTTTGCGGCTTGGCCTGAAGAATCTGTGGATTCTGCCCCTGGTGGCCGGACTGTGGTGGTTTACTCAAAAAGCCTGGCATCGGATCTTAGGTTCCACTGCCCAACACCAGGCTTCAATCTATGACCTGGAGATTGACATGGGCGGCCAGGGGAATCCCTTCAGGGTGAAAGCGTTGCTGGATACGGGGAATCAATTGCGGGATCCGTTGACCGGATATCCGGTGATTTTAATTGAAGAAGAGGCAGCTGCCGCCGGGGTGCCGGAAGAGCTGCTCCCGGTTTTGCAAGGAGCTTGGCGGGATTTGGATGATCCCTGGCCCTGGCTGTGGCAGTCCGATTCTTTATGGATTAAACAATGTGCCTTTATCCCCTATCAGGGAGTGGGACATAAAAGTTGGCTTCTGGGTATCCGACCCCAAAAGGTGATTTGCACATCCTTGCCGGAGCCCAGGGAAATGAAAGCAACCCTTGCTTTTGTGCGGCAGGTGCTTAGCCCGGATAGAGCCTATCAGGCCTTGCTGCATCCGGAGCATGTTCAAGGAGCGGAGGAAAGCTGA
- the sigE gene encoding RNA polymerase sporulation sigma factor SigE, which yields MRRIVEHIKLIVEHIKLWAVKIKSKLISRFTDWREIYYVGSSEALPPPLSTDEEGELLERLERGDVSVRDVLIERNLRLVVYIARKFENTGVGIEDLVSIGTIGLIKAVNTFDPQKKIKLATYASRCIENEILMHLRRNNKTRTEVSFDEPLNIDWDGNELLLSDVLGTENDIISRPLEEKVDRQLLHLAMARLTDREKLIMELRFGLDNGEEKTQKEVADRLGISQSYISRLEKRIIRRLRKEFIRLE from the coding sequence ATGAGAAGGATAGTAGAGCATATCAAACTGATAGTGGAACATATCAAGTTATGGGCCGTAAAAATCAAGTCAAAACTGATAAGCAGGTTTACCGACTGGCGGGAAATTTATTATGTAGGGAGCAGTGAAGCTCTCCCTCCTCCCCTGAGCACGGATGAGGAAGGAGAGCTGTTGGAACGCCTGGAGCGGGGGGATGTGAGTGTCCGGGATGTTCTGATTGAACGAAATTTGCGGCTGGTGGTCTATATTGCCCGCAAGTTCGAAAATACGGGAGTCGGTATCGAGGATCTTGTCTCCATTGGCACGATTGGGCTGATCAAGGCTGTCAATACCTTTGATCCTCAGAAAAAGATCAAACTGGCAACCTATGCTTCACGCTGCATTGAAAATGAAATCCTGATGCATTTGCGCCGCAACAATAAAACGAGAACCGAGGTATCCTTCGACGAGCCTTTAAATATTGATTGGGATGGCAATGAGCTCCTGCTTTCCGATGTCCTGGGCACGGAAAACGATATTATTTCCCGTCCTTTGGAGGAAAAGGTGGATCGCCAGCTTTTGCATTTAGCGATGGCCAGGCTGACGGATCGGGAAAAATTGATTATGGAATTGCGCTTTGGTTTGGATAATGGAGAAGAAAAAACCCAGAAGGAAGTTGCCGATCGGCTGGGTATATCCCAATCCTATATTTCACGGCTGGAAAAGCGGATTATCCGCCGTTTGCGGAAAGAATTTATCCGTTTGGAATAA
- the sigG gene encoding RNA polymerase sporulation sigma factor SigG, producing MALNKVEICGVNTSKLPVLSSAKMKELFIAYQSGEKEAREKLIYGNLRLVLSVIQRFTNRGEYVDDLFQVGCIGLMKAIDNFDLSQNVKFSTYAVPMIIGEIRRYLRDNNPIRVSRSLRDIAYKALQVRDQLVNECSREPTVSEIAAKLTLPREEVIFALDAIQEPISLFEPIYHDGGDPIFVMDQIGDEKHSDNSWLEGIAVREALRRLSEREKLILSLRFFHGKTQMEVADEIGISQAQVSRLEKAALGHMRKYV from the coding sequence ATGGCCTTAAACAAAGTAGAAATCTGTGGAGTGAACACCTCAAAATTGCCTGTTCTCAGTAGCGCAAAAATGAAGGAGTTATTTATTGCCTATCAAAGCGGGGAAAAAGAAGCTCGGGAGAAGTTGATTTATGGCAACCTTCGCTTGGTGCTCAGTGTGATTCAGAGATTCACCAATCGTGGCGAGTATGTGGATGACCTCTTTCAGGTAGGTTGTATTGGCCTGATGAAGGCTATCGATAATTTTGATCTGAGCCAGAATGTAAAGTTCTCGACCTACGCTGTCCCGATGATTATCGGAGAGATTCGCAGGTATTTGCGGGATAATAATCCGATTCGGGTCAGCCGGTCTCTGCGGGACATCGCCTACAAAGCGCTGCAAGTCCGGGATCAGCTGGTCAATGAATGCTCCCGGGAACCAACGGTGTCGGAGATTGCGGCTAAGCTGACTCTGCCCCGGGAAGAAGTGATTTTTGCTCTGGATGCTATTCAGGAACCCATCTCTCTTTTCGAGCCCATCTATCATGATGGGGGAGATCCCATTTTCGTTATGGATCAGATCGGGGATGAAAAGCATTCCGATAACAGCTGGCTGGAGGGAATTGCCGTACGGGAAGCCTTGCGGCGGCTGAGTGAACGGGAGAAGCTCATTTTGTCCCTGCGCTTTTTCCACGGCAAGACTCAGATGGAAGTAGCCGATGAGATCGGGATATCCCAAGCCCAGGTTTCCCGTTTGGAGAAGGCAGCCTTGGGGCATATGCGCAAGTATGTATGA
- a CDS encoding YlmC/YmxH family sporulation protein yields the protein MRISELRLLDIVNIKDGRRLGPIKDLDLDLERGSIKGIVVQGASRSWGFFGGRTEDILVPWERVKKIGVDVILVDATDLPEFNSLVDDRR from the coding sequence ATGCGGATCTCTGAGCTGCGTTTATTGGATATAGTGAATATTAAAGACGGTCGCCGGTTGGGTCCGATTAAAGACCTGGATCTGGATCTGGAACGGGGTTCGATTAAGGGGATCGTAGTGCAGGGTGCCTCTCGAAGCTGGGGTTTCTTTGGGGGACGGACAGAGGATATTCTTGTTCCCTGGGAGCGGGTAAAAAAAATCGGGGTGGATGTCATTTTGGTTGATGCCACCGATTTGCCGGAATTCAATTCCCTGGTGGACGACCGGCGGTGA
- the pgeF gene encoding peptidoglycan editing factor PgeF yields the protein MTWSWRQGKNLTYLTIPRWEAAGLQIGFSTRWGGVSPAPYASLNLGLHVGDEPDKVRLNRDLWFQEWDAAPSQVVVGEQVHGTRIHQVQEKDGGRGSESLDSSIAGVDGLYTMEHTGLMAFFADCVPVFFYHPGLRAVGIAHAGWKGTAGKIVGHMLEEFRRLGGEPGETWAAIGPSIGPCCYEVDERVMAEFAKNFTQRPFLKPSRNGHGLLDLKAANAMVLREAGIPRERLWVAPECTACHTDSFFSHRREGPQTGRMAGWIRRLPEKEE from the coding sequence ATGACTTGGAGTTGGCGTCAGGGAAAAAATCTAACCTATCTTACCATTCCCCGCTGGGAAGCGGCGGGACTTCAGATTGGGTTTTCCACACGCTGGGGAGGGGTAAGTCCGGCACCTTATGCCAGCTTAAACCTTGGACTCCATGTAGGGGATGAGCCTGATAAAGTACGGCTTAACCGTGATTTATGGTTTCAGGAATGGGATGCTGCTCCATCTCAGGTTGTGGTTGGGGAGCAGGTCCATGGAACCAGAATCCATCAAGTGCAAGAAAAAGACGGGGGACGAGGCAGCGAATCCCTGGATAGTTCGATTGCCGGTGTCGATGGCCTGTATACCATGGAGCACACCGGCTTGATGGCCTTTTTTGCAGATTGCGTTCCGGTGTTCTTTTATCATCCCGGCCTTCGAGCCGTTGGCATTGCTCATGCGGGATGGAAAGGAACAGCGGGGAAGATCGTGGGTCATATGCTGGAGGAATTCCGGCGCCTTGGCGGAGAGCCCGGTGAAACCTGGGCGGCTATCGGACCAAGTATTGGCCCCTGCTGTTATGAAGTGGATGAACGGGTTATGGCTGAGTTTGCTAAAAATTTTACGCAGAGGCCTTTTTTAAAACCAAGCAGAAACGGACATGGGCTGCTGGACTTAAAGGCGGCCAATGCGATGGTATTGAGGGAAGCTGGGATACCCCGGGAAAGACTATGGGTAGCCCCGGAATGTACCGCCTGTCATACGGACTCCTTCTTTTCTCATCGCCGGGAGGGTCCGCAGACAGGACGGATGGCAGGCTGGATTCGCCGGCTGCCGGAAAAGGAGGAGTAA
- a CDS encoding response regulator, whose product MAVILVVDDEEPIQELLRFNLEKEGYQVLMAADGSEALRILEEKQPELVVLDIMLPGISGLEVLNQIRKTSKFVELPVIMLTAKGEEIDKVLGLEIGADDYITKPFSPRELIARIRARLRRLKPSEENNDILRQDLHIDLDRFRVSVRGEYIELTPKEFELLRVLATYPGKVYTRDELLERIWGYEYAGDTRTVDVHVRHLRQKIEKDPSNPEYIETLRGIGYRLKG is encoded by the coding sequence GTGGCCGTAATTTTGGTGGTTGATGACGAAGAACCAATTCAGGAGCTGCTCAGGTTTAATCTTGAGAAAGAAGGCTACCAGGTATTGATGGCGGCAGACGGGTCTGAAGCGTTGCGCATTCTTGAGGAAAAACAACCGGAGCTTGTGGTTCTTGACATTATGCTTCCCGGTATCAGCGGTCTGGAAGTACTGAATCAAATCCGCAAGACCTCCAAGTTTGTTGAACTGCCGGTCATTATGCTGACAGCAAAAGGGGAAGAGATTGATAAAGTATTGGGGCTGGAGATCGGCGCCGATGATTATATTACCAAGCCTTTCAGCCCCAGAGAGCTGATCGCCAGAATCCGGGCCAGGCTGAGGCGTCTCAAGCCTTCGGAGGAGAACAACGATATCCTTCGTCAGGATCTGCATATTGATTTGGACCGTTTCCGAGTATCCGTTCGTGGAGAGTACATAGAATTAACACCGAAAGAATTTGAATTGCTGCGTGTCCTGGCAACCTATCCCGGTAAAGTCTATACCCGGGATGAGCTCCTGGAACGAATCTGGGGATATGAATACGCAGGGGATACACGAACAGTGGATGTCCATGTGCGGCATCTCAGACAAAAAATTGAGAAAGACCCTTCAAATCCTGAATATATCGAAACATTGCGCGGTATCGGGTATCGTTTGAAAGGATAG
- a CDS encoding sensor histidine kinase, whose amino-acid sequence MKIKWLILGLYLLVSSFSILLFWLGAQVHTGIRWDIDPSSTALAILLPGGIVYFFAFQFEKRIRRMNDAIAGILEEEFQPDSLPEDADELGTLSKAIANLGQQINLSMLNNRQEAQKIQAILAGMQEGVISLDHVGRIVLLNRAAERLFGREQEAVRDKHFSELCGFEELGDLVTQALEKGSSGQIELATNSKLMIRAQVSPISGERARSQGAVIVCYDITEIRRLELLRTEFVGNVSHELRTPLTSIKGFVETLLDGASEVPHLRERFLNIIHKETLRLQRLVDELLTLSRIENQRQDAGQGMSKVQEAYEKIRPVIEPYAEAKKIELEIKIPEDLPEVAMGIDLLSQVLLNLMENAVKYTVKGKVWLHAFHDDGKIFLEFGDTGCGIPKEDLPRIFERFYRVDKARSREQGGTGLGLSIVKHIVEGVKGKITVASEPGSGSVFICELPTGNGVEKNEEEPKEGNL is encoded by the coding sequence ATGAAGATTAAGTGGCTTATCTTAGGTCTTTATCTGCTGGTCAGCTCCTTTTCCATACTGCTTTTCTGGCTGGGTGCTCAAGTACATACAGGGATTCGTTGGGATATCGATCCTTCTTCTACAGCTTTGGCGATCCTTCTCCCCGGGGGAATTGTCTACTTCTTTGCTTTTCAATTTGAAAAGCGCATCCGTAGAATGAATGATGCCATTGCCGGGATTCTTGAAGAGGAGTTTCAGCCAGACTCTCTTCCTGAGGATGCTGATGAATTAGGAACTCTCTCCAAGGCAATTGCCAATTTGGGGCAGCAGATCAATCTCAGCATGCTGAATAACCGACAAGAAGCCCAGAAGATCCAGGCTATTCTTGCCGGTATGCAGGAAGGGGTTATTTCCCTGGACCATGTGGGACGTATTGTCTTGCTCAACCGAGCGGCAGAAAGGCTTTTTGGCAGAGAGCAGGAGGCTGTCCGGGATAAGCACTTCAGTGAATTATGCGGGTTTGAGGAATTAGGAGACCTGGTGACGCAAGCTTTGGAAAAGGGCAGCTCCGGCCAAATCGAGCTGGCTACGAATTCGAAACTCATGATCCGGGCACAGGTCAGTCCGATAAGCGGAGAGAGGGCCCGCTCTCAGGGGGCAGTGATCGTCTGCTATGACATTACGGAAATTCGCCGTTTGGAGCTGCTCCGGACGGAGTTTGTCGGGAATGTATCCCATGAGCTGAGAACCCCTTTAACCTCGATCAAGGGATTTGTAGAGACTTTGCTGGATGGGGCGTCGGAAGTTCCTCACTTGCGGGAGCGTTTTTTAAATATCATCCATAAGGAGACCCTGCGTTTGCAGCGCCTGGTGGATGAGCTGCTGACTCTTTCCCGGATCGAAAACCAACGGCAGGATGCGGGTCAGGGTATGAGCAAAGTTCAGGAAGCCTATGAGAAGATCCGCCCCGTGATTGAGCCTTATGCGGAGGCTAAAAAGATCGAATTAGAGATTAAAATACCGGAGGACCTGCCGGAAGTTGCCATGGGCATAGATTTATTGAGCCAGGTACTTCTCAATCTTATGGAAAATGCTGTAAAATATACTGTGAAGGGTAAAGTGTGGCTCCATGCTTTTCATGACGACGGGAAGATTTTTTTAGAGTTCGGCGATACAGGGTGTGGGATTCCTAAAGAGGACCTGCCCCGCATCTTTGAACGTTTTTACCGGGTGGACAAAGCCCGCTCCCGGGAACAAGGGGGAACGGGGCTGGGTTTAAGCATTGTCAAGCATATCGTTGAAGGAGTCAAAGGGAAAATTACTGTGGCCTCTGAACCGGGTTCGGGCTCAGTATTTATCTGTGAATTACCAACCGGAAATGGAGTGGAGAAGAATGAAGAGGAGCCCAAGGAGGGGAATTTATAA
- a CDS encoding HlyD family efflux transporter periplasmic adaptor subunit: protein MKRSPRRGIYKVVRVFGVSVFLLLLLSSLGWVYRSSFLTGSLKVEIARQGSIDHLQTVAAVFANEETLLKAPGAGTPEFLVQEGERVRKGDLIARIHSGGVALGQENAASAHDLYTSSGGIVFSAIDGLETYLTPENLLAMDVGKILQPTQGLSATQEAQESPPSQSSESVAAGKVIGKIVNNLKPTVAVLKVETKGYEVGKSVKLIINDQNYSAKILRLLDDPHGLVVQFNQYINGTSQKRLQDISLVQRPSVSGVLVPKSSLWNKGEELGVYVVKEGAIQYRKVKILDQNDQFICVENLPHGIPVITNPRMGIDGLIMNIKNVSQS, encoded by the coding sequence ATGAAGAGGAGCCCAAGGAGGGGAATTTATAAAGTTGTTCGGGTGTTTGGTGTCAGCGTTTTTCTTCTTCTTCTCTTGAGTTCGCTGGGATGGGTTTACCGTTCCAGCTTCCTGACAGGATCCCTTAAGGTTGAGATCGCAAGGCAAGGGAGTATTGACCATCTCCAGACCGTCGCGGCGGTTTTTGCCAATGAGGAAACCTTGCTCAAAGCACCTGGGGCAGGAACACCGGAATTTCTGGTTCAGGAAGGAGAAAGAGTACGCAAGGGGGACCTGATCGCCAGGATTCATTCCGGAGGGGTGGCGCTGGGACAGGAGAATGCTGCTTCCGCCCATGACCTCTATACCTCCAGCGGCGGTATCGTCTTCTCCGCCATCGATGGATTGGAAACTTATTTAACCCCTGAAAATCTCCTGGCTATGGATGTGGGTAAAATTCTTCAACCAACCCAGGGGCTATCCGCAACTCAGGAAGCTCAGGAGTCACCCCCCTCTCAGAGCAGCGAGAGTGTGGCGGCGGGAAAAGTTATCGGTAAGATAGTCAACAATCTCAAACCTACGGTGGCCGTGCTCAAAGTTGAGACTAAGGGGTATGAGGTAGGGAAAAGCGTTAAGCTGATCATTAATGATCAGAATTACAGTGCCAAGATTCTGCGCCTTCTGGATGATCCCCATGGTCTGGTCGTTCAATTTAACCAATATATCAATGGGACAAGCCAAAAGAGACTCCAGGATATTTCACTTGTGCAGAGACCTTCGGTCAGCGGGGTGCTTGTTCCTAAGAGCAGCTTGTGGAATAAAGGTGAGGAGCTGGGGGTCTATGTGGTTAAGGAAGGGGCCATTCAGTACCGCAAGGTCAAGATTTTGGATCAAAATGACCAGTTCATTTGTGTTGAGAACCTGCCCCATGGAATTCCCGTCATCACTAATCCCCGCATGGGCATCGATGGGCTGATCATGAATATAAAAAATGTCTCTCAATCTTAA
- a CDS encoding YggS family pyridoxal phosphate-dependent enzyme: MDIYGNLSAVQQRIEQAAVKSGRDPSAIKLLAVSKTMSAGTVQRAYEAGQRSFAENRVQEWQDKAIQLPEDCEWHLIGRLQTNKVKYLDERITLIHSLDRLSLLETLESQGAQRNIIWPTLVQVNIARDSQKAGLLAEEVEDFLTEAAGCQHIRVYGLMTIGALGASPEDTQGFFRQLRLLKEQLQQKNVPHVNLKELSMGMSQDFEWAIQEGSTIIRVGRQIFGERIDLNHE; the protein is encoded by the coding sequence ATGGATATATATGGAAATTTATCTGCTGTGCAGCAGAGGATTGAGCAGGCTGCAGTGAAAAGCGGCCGGGATCCATCCGCGATCAAGCTGCTGGCAGTAAGTAAAACCATGAGTGCCGGGACGGTGCAAAGGGCATACGAAGCAGGACAGCGGTCTTTCGCCGAAAACAGGGTTCAAGAATGGCAGGACAAGGCAATACAGCTTCCGGAGGATTGCGAGTGGCATCTCATTGGCCGTTTGCAAACCAATAAAGTGAAGTATCTGGATGAGAGGATCACCCTTATCCACTCTCTGGACAGGCTTAGCCTGTTAGAGACCTTAGAAAGCCAAGGAGCTCAGCGAAATATTATCTGGCCTACCCTCGTCCAGGTTAATATTGCCCGGGACTCACAAAAGGCAGGATTATTGGCCGAAGAAGTGGAGGATTTCCTGACGGAGGCAGCGGGTTGTCAGCATATCCGGGTCTATGGATTGATGACCATCGGTGCCTTGGGTGCTTCCCCTGAGGATACTCAAGGTTTTTTCCGACAGCTTCGCCTGCTCAAGGAGCAGCTTCAGCAGAAAAATGTGCCTCATGTGAACCTTAAAGAACTATCCATGGGGATGAGTCAGGATTTTGAGTGGGCAATTCAGGAAGGGTCCACCATCATCCGGGTGGGAAGACAAATCTTTGGCGAACGAATAGATTTAAATCATGAGTAA
- a CDS encoding cell division protein SepF, with the protein MAKLFDKVIGIMGFADDDYEEDYFEEEEEKEEVREETRGTGNRKGAQVVSIHTQKQIKVVVIEPQAFEDSQNIADQLRNRRPVIVNLENAERNLAKRIVDFVSGATYALGGNMQKVGNGIFLFVPNNVDISGEMKDDFKEKGFFWSLTK; encoded by the coding sequence ATGGCTAAATTATTTGACAAAGTGATTGGTATTATGGGTTTTGCAGACGATGATTATGAGGAAGATTATTTCGAAGAAGAAGAGGAGAAAGAAGAAGTCCGGGAAGAGACCAGGGGGACCGGCAATCGCAAAGGGGCTCAAGTGGTCAGTATTCACACCCAAAAGCAAATCAAAGTCGTAGTGATAGAGCCCCAGGCTTTTGAAGACTCGCAAAACATCGCCGATCAATTAAGAAACCGCCGTCCTGTAATTGTTAATCTGGAAAATGCTGAACGCAATTTGGCGAAGCGGATTGTGGATTTTGTCAGCGGCGCTACCTATGCTTTAGGCGGAAATATGCAAAAAGTCGGCAACGGCATTTTCCTCTTTGTGCCTAATAATGTGGATATATCCGGAGAAATGAAGGATGACTTTAAAGAGAAAGGCTTCTTTTGGTCTCTCACTAAATAA
- a CDS encoding YggT family protein has translation MIIIIFVYQVADKVLLILMYAIILRALLSWIPNLPYNAFVRILHDITDPLIRPFERLQFGGPGFAIGLAPLIAYFVLMLVRSILLPGILSILLRL, from the coding sequence GTGATTATTATAATTTTTGTTTATCAAGTGGCTGATAAGGTGCTCCTGATTCTGATGTACGCCATCATTTTGCGTGCTTTGTTATCATGGATTCCCAATCTGCCTTATAATGCTTTTGTGCGTATCTTACATGATATTACGGATCCCTTGATAAGGCCTTTTGAGCGTCTTCAATTTGGAGGGCCTGGTTTCGCCATTGGTTTGGCGCCGCTTATTGCCTATTTCGTGCTGATGCTGGTTCGCTCCATCTTACTTCCTGGGATACTCAGCATTTTGCTTCGTCTCTAA